The following coding sequences lie in one Paraburkholderia largidicola genomic window:
- a CDS encoding (2Fe-2S)-binding protein: protein MSTTLILNGKSTTLDADPNMPLLWAIREVAGLHGTKFGCGMAQCGACTVHLEGQPIRSCITPLAAVEGRHITTIEGLQGKPAKAVQAAWVKLQVPQCGYCQSGQIMSAAALLAQNAKPSDADIDAAMSGNICRCATYTRIRAAIHDAADAMGA from the coding sequence ATGTCCACCACTCTGATTCTCAACGGCAAGTCCACGACGCTGGACGCCGATCCCAATATGCCGCTGCTCTGGGCCATCCGCGAAGTCGCCGGTCTGCATGGAACGAAGTTCGGCTGCGGGATGGCGCAATGCGGCGCGTGCACGGTCCATCTCGAAGGCCAGCCGATCCGTTCCTGCATCACGCCGCTCGCGGCTGTTGAAGGCCGTCACATCACGACGATCGAAGGATTGCAGGGCAAGCCGGCCAAGGCCGTGCAGGCCGCGTGGGTGAAGCTGCAGGTGCCGCAATGCGGCTACTGTCAGTCCGGGCAGATCATGTCCGCCGCCGCGCTGCTCGCGCAAAACGCCAAACCGTCCGACGCCGATATCGACGCGGCGATGAGCGGCAACATCTGCCGCTGTGCGACCTACACGCGCATTCGCGCGGCGATTCACGACGCCGCCGACGCGATGGGAGCGTGA